The DNA segment GCACAAGTTTTGGAACCCGGGGAGATTAAATGTAACCAAAAAAAGGCGATTTTTTGTATACCCTGTTTTTGGCATTGCCCTGTCAAAAGGGCTTCGCTTCGATTGTTTCAAGAGCATTGgaacaaacataaaattgCTCAGTCGGTTAAAAGACCACCCGACGACCTGCCCCGATCGGCAGCAACATTTACCGCCCACGGGCCCGACGAGCGTGTGACGGTGATGATGGTACACAGGGGGAGAAGGGAAGCCATCAGTTTCTCCCCCACCACTCGAAGCCCTTCCTGCCTGTCAGCCCTTCCCGTTTACACGgcctgctcacacacacacacggctggCTGTGATCACGAGAGGGAAAAACTCACGAGAGTCCAGTGTGTACGCACGTCGATACACATGTAGCAGACGTTCGGCGGTTTGGGGGGGCGCCGAAAGGGCGAACAGGCTGGTGTCGTAGCATCATCAtgcgtcgtcgtcatcgtcgtcgtcggccgcCACCCCCACGGACGGTCGACGGtgcgaaaacaaaagcacacaacGGGGGCGCAAAACCCGTgtggcaaaaataaaaataaaatgcaccaCACGAAGCGCTGagcaaaaagcaaagcaacagcaaacgcaaaaaaaagaatgcacCGTCTCCCCCGCAACCCACATGCACCGTACACTCATAACGCGTAGCGAAGCTCCAtttctcatacacacacacaaacacacgcacgtgcGGCCTGCTTAGATGCGGTTATAAAGTGCTGCTGTCGCTTTTGGTACGACGCGACGTCCGTCCTGGTTTTCCTAGTAGCTTTGCCTAGTGGGATGCTTTTCCGAGAAAGTCCACCCATTTCCACCCCCTCCCACTATTGGGGTGGCTCCATGGCGTATGAAGATGGGGTCCATTTGAAATGGAGCTGTTAGGGGGATGAATTGGAGCTATAATGTACGCGTTGCTTACGATGTTTGGCAAATTCTGCTGTCATTAGGAGGCCTTCCGGTTGGATGAGTACAGTTTCCCTCTCTTTTAGTTCTTTTAGTACATTGatagtatttttatttcatccgCGGCTCTGCTCGACTGCGTagacactagtgatgggtggGTCGACCTgaacctatcgggtcggagccatccataagcgacccggagtcgttccgGTCGAAccgaaaggtacaagtaggttcagtaggtGCAACGACTCTggtaggtgcaagaaagcataagcgactccgaccctttggtgcagcgagttcgggtcgggtcgagTCAAGATAGGTTCAATCGGACCTGACCCgaccgaactcgttgcacccgcgggtcggagttgcttatgctttcttgcacctactTATTATTCgagtcgacccgaactcgttgcacctgcgggtcggatttgattccgCCTCCAACCTTGCGTacccgctgcacccacgggtcggaatcgattctgactGGCTCGTAAccgactccgggtcgggtcatgaaatgaatcgtatgacccaCCACTAGTAGACACGTTGGATACTACAAGCCCAGCAGCACCGTTTCCCAGCAGCATCGTTTCATCGGAAGAACGGATTTCTCTGGCAAGGGCTTTAGAAATAAGTCTAGTAGGCTTGGTTAAGAGGTCGCTGTAGTAGAAGTAGTACAACAGTAGTAAACATATACACGCGTGTACATCCCTCTGCTGAGCGCGTGTATTTTCACGTTGAGACAAGATTGAGTCCTGCTCACTGTAATGCCAGTCGATCCGAATCCCGCGATCACCTTCGTCCGTGCCAGATTGACATCGTTCGGATCATTCAACAACTGCTATTCCACCCGCCTCGTGCCCTATCCGTTCATACCGTCTCCCGTCCCACACCTCGGCCCGTACAATCGATGGTGAAGTGCACTCAACGTGTTTtgacgtgtgcgtgtgcactACAGCCAGGGGGGAAGGCTGGCAGTCATCGGCAGCCGTCGACTAGTTCGTACGGGTTCCTTTCTGGTTCGATTTTATTCTACCCCAACCCGCATCATTTACATGTGGCATCGATGGCACGGTGTCAAACGGCCGGGGGACACTTGTTCGCTTTTTGATTTGCCGGTAGGAAGAGGATTAATGCACGTTCACGGAATTTAGTAGCACGAGAAGGCTAACGAGACGTGAACCGGGCAGAGGGGTATCTCGGTGTGGGTAAGTCATCAGCATCGTCATGTTGGGGTAGGGTAGGTTCTTAACTGCTGTTTAGGTGGCTCGAGGGAAACAAATAACGCCTGTTACCGAAAAGCCATCGAAGCAAACCACCATACCACCCTTTAACCCGGCCGGTATGgccatatgtgtgtgtgtgattgagtGTGTGCACTGCTTATGTGGAGCCTGGCTTCGCTAGGTAGTAGCAGCGCatccttttttctcttgcaCATACTCGCACcgttgcgtttgtgtgcgctcgctctatctctctcgcgCACACACGGCACCGCCGCTCATGCCTGTTCACTCTAGCGCATTCGTGCTATTCCAGCCTCAAACATTTTAGGGTACAGCAGCAACGCACGTTTAGGTGAAGCAGGTAACGAGCGGAAAgttgaagagaaagagagagagagagtgtgtgtaagagagagagagcgcgagaaAGAATGAGGAGAAGGGGGGCTCGAACGATAAATTGCCAAACGAGGTAATAGCGAAAGTGTTGCCTTGAAATGCTTACCACAGCAAAGGAGAAgagggaggaagaagaagtagaaacaGCTATCGttagagagaagaaaaaaatgaggaaaaacGGCCACAAAATCGTCCAGTGAAATGCGGCTCAGTGAAGGAGGCAGCAAGAAGAGAGaacgtgcaaaaaaaacaataaacaaaacgcACCACGAGAGACAATTGGACTCGAAGCGAAGCGAGTGTGGTGTGAGCGAGAAACAGCACGAGAGTGGAATAATGGAAGAGCaagagggagagcgagagaaagagagagagcgcgcgcgcgtgacGAGTAGGTGGGGTAGAACGAAGGACTAACAGAATCGGTTGGGCGAGgagtaaaaaaatacttatgcatttttcgtgttttttccCGTCATTTTAATATGCTCAATTTAACAAcgtgtgggtttttttctctctctctctctgctatGCTTGGTCTTTTTACCGTGCCCTTTCCGTGTTTCCAGCTTGATATCTTTGTTCCATGTCGAATTCGCAAActttctgttgttgtgttgtgattCTAGTTTCCTCCCTTATTCCCCCTGCCCATTTGCTCAACCGTTCTTTGGGAAGGTTAGATTCTGCCCTTCTTCCTTACCAGTACTTGATTTACATGCCCCCTGTACGACACACGGCGGAACCGTGTTTATCTTAAAACGCTATTTCGAAGCGGTTccgttgtgtatgtgtacgtgtatgtgtatgtgtgtgtatgtgtcggtGAAATTGTGTCATACCTTCTGCGGGCTGATCCACCTAGAGGGGaaatacagcaattatccgcagtacgcgatactcgatatacgcgaattcgcagtacgcgattcctctaaatttgacagctccatgtgttttttgcaaatattttaattttttgaaatattttatgctctttttgaatttccttaatgttcttaatgcattttgcattaaatttatgcaaaagatacctattttataacaaaaaactttaatgcaaaactctgtggcgatatttttcaaccctcgaaccggtagtgtaaactatttttccataggaatccgctatacgcgaaaactcgagatacgctattgcgctcggtcccgtacgatagcgtatatcggataatgactgtaatgaaaaaaaattaaaataaagttttaaatattaacCATTTGCAACACTTCAAAATAATAACTAACTGTTGATAAGATGCAATTAATCtagttttttatgtaaaacaaaataaaaccgtACGCCACCGATGAATGAATTTTTCAACCTCAGCATAGCAACGGTAGCGACTCGGTTCTTGAAGCGAGTGTGAGATGCGCGTCCACAGATTCCGCCTCGCCATACCGTGCAGGGTACCGCCACCACACAGGCGTTTATTAATAGCAGGCCTACGAAATCGGAAGCATCATCACTGGACGACCACCGCAGCTGATTGGTACGAATCGTTCGTACCTTTCCCTCACTCGCCAGCAACGCTACCCGAAAAAAGAGTAAAGCAAATGAGTAAAGCaaatgtagaagaaaaaaaaaagaacagccaCAACTAAAATGGGCAAGCTGGGTCATTCCCACAGCGAGTGTTCATCGTCTACCGTGACGTCATTCTGCTACCCCGCATCGCGTACACAGGAGCGAGCGAGCACAAACGCTCGAATAAAGCGAGAGAACCACAACGGTCGAGTGCATCTGCTGTGAGTGTCGACCGCGGGCATAGGGAAACAGCAAACCGAGCTACAGACGGGCACCGAACAGATGCCGAAGCATTCTGTTGCCACCAGTCGAGTAGTAAGCATCAGGACGGTACAGCTCTGAGCAAAAGCACAAACCACCGATCCGCGAAGGCAGCGTACATTCTtggttgaagttttttttttctcttgctaCTGCGTGCCCTTGCACCGAAAAGTGCGTAGTGAAGACGGTCAGGGGTGTAGCCTGCGCGAACGGAGGTGCACTTTTTGCTAAATAAAAGCGTTAAGATTCTATAATTTCGTGAGATTGGATTTTAAAAGGATAGTGTGAGACACTTGAAGTCGTGTTATAAATTGTGAAAAGGATATTGAAAAAGTACATTTTTGGCTGCCGCTCGCTGGACACACTACAGCCCTGGTCCGTGCGGCAAGGGAGAAAGTGACAGCACGGGCGGAGCAGAACAGCAGCGGCGCAAGCGAGAAGCAACTAGTCCGTGTATACTGTGCGAGCGTGCGAGCGGGGCAGCTGCATACATGCGCAACCGGGACGGCACGTTTCGGAATATGGCGACGGTGGAAAAGCTACATTCAGTGTTTTTTAGTGCAAAGTTGAATGTTTCTAGTGAACGATTTTAGTGAGcaaagtttgtgtgtgtgtgtgtgagcgtttgAGCGTGCAAAATTAAAGAACATTTTAGTGTGTGATTGAGTGCAACATGTCGATTGAAAACAGTATGGAGACGGCGGAAAGCATGGCTTTCACGCGGCAGTGCGATGAAGTCGATGCGCTCCCCAGCCAGACCGCACAGTCGTCTGGAAGCTGCGAGCCGAATGTGGTCGGCTCGTCGTCGAACGCAGCAACCGTCGGCGCGATGGTTGCGCCAGCCGCCACTGCGAACGATGGGGGCGCTAGTGTGGCTGCTGGCGAAGATGGAGGACGGCGACCGTTGGACGATGATGGTCGTCGTAGTGGCGGTTTGGTTTCGCGCCAGGATTCAAATGAACAGTCGGAAGCTAACCGTGATGGCAAGGGGCACCCCGGTGTGGGTAGCAATCAGGGCAATGGTACGGGGGTGCCAATGGCGACAGCGGCCACCATGAGCAATCGGACTGGGGAGGGGCGCTGCCGGCGCAAAAACCGCCGTCGCAAGTCGAACCGCGGCAAATCGAGCTCGAACCGTCCGTACAGCAAGACCCAGTGGAAGTTTCTGTGTCCTCCCGGGGGGCaaccgggtggtggtggcggtggaggcCGCCCGGAGAACAATTGCAACAAACGGCGCCATCTCTACTCGGTCGCGGCCTCGCGCCGCATCACACCGTTCCTGAAGTCCGATCAGCCACCGCTAGTGCCATACAACACCAACCGCTTCCTGATGGAGGACCACATGCCGCAAGTGCTCACGCCGTCAGGTAGAACACGCGATTCTAGTTTTTCGATAGATTCagaagaaaattatttttactcaCTCCCAGAGGATGAAGAGGACTTCCTGACGAAGGAGTTCTCCAGCGTGTACGAGCGGGAGCGTTTCGAGCGGCTGGAAAGCCTCAGCCACCCGGACCTCGTGCAAGAGTACATAAAGCTCGCGATCGAGTACGAGCAGCTGGTGCGCCGCAACGGCGTCACCGGTGagggtggtgttggtggaggAAGAGGTGGAGGcggaggtggaggaggtgaTTGTGAGGGCGGAAACATGGCAAAGGTGGCGGGCAGTGATGGCGAACGTGGCGACGATGGCAGCGGTGCGGCACGGAGCAGGCTGCTGGAGGAGCGTGTGAAGGTGCTGGAGCGGGAAAATATAGGTAAGTAGGAGAGGGGAGGACTGGCTGGCGATCTCGAAGCACTTCCACGTGTTGTGTGGTGGACAGGCAGGTACAAAATTGATGCGTAATAGACAACCGTTCGTAAAAGGATGgatgttttaataaataatttcaaacGGCTTTTGGTGTAATGCTTTTGTTCATCTACAATTAAACTTTACTTACTGTTAAACAAgcaataatattattttcctttgcggttaatttaaattgatagTATTGAAATACAGCTACTGAACGACAAAGTACTTGgatgtttatttaaatttatttcactaaatgtttgtgatgaaaatatattCCATAATTATTTGGTTTCGATCTTGAAGTAACTCTGGTCTTTGTTTTACACTTCATTTTACACTTCAACCACACAGATTTACGCCGCCAGCTAGAACACGCTACGCGTATGGGATTCCTCCTGTCGGCACGGTCATCGCCACGGTACGGTGTGCCGACGGCCAACGCGGCATCGCTCGATCGCATGGACGTAGCAGAACAGCAGCAACGTTTACCGGCCCTGGACAGTAGCACGAGCGAGGACAGCGAGTCGGACAGTTCCAGCaccagctcgagcagcagcagcagcagtagcagtagcagcagtgccAGCAGCATGAGCGATGACGACGACCGAGACGACCGGGACGAACCAATGGTGATGGATCCGATGGCGGAGGTGGATCGGGCCTATGGCGTCCGCATGATGAACGGGCTGGCACCACTCTCGCCCCTCATGAACGGTGGCAGTCCGCGGGCGAACGGACTGGCGCACGATAGCAGCGACCAGGAGCAGGACGGCGAGGATGAGgacgacgagcagcagcagctgctgctgaacgGTGTCGATGAGCTTTCGCCCTCCCCACGGCCATCGCTTGCAGTGGAGTGAGGTGGCACCTCCTCCGCCCTAGAGTTAGTAAGCGAGCAGCAGCGAGCCAAAGGCTGAGTGATCTGCGACCTATTGCCCTAGCGTGTTTAGTAACGGTTCCCCTGGACGACGAACcaaatgctttttttaggTTTTAATGTGAGTTATGCTTAACCACTCGGATGCTACCGAGCTGACGGAATCCGGATCCGTGTTCGAACAAGCTTCCAGCCGCGTTCTCAATATTTGAGAATTACTGTAAGCACTCGAATTACACGAAAATGACGCGTAATGCTATCCCCCGTCGCATGCGTGCGATGATCGATTGAACATTTTGATTTACTTAATCCCGTGGCAGCGCGTATGttgttattatgtgtgttagtgtgtgttcGTACACACTGTGAAATATGGACGCGCGCGCCTTTTACGCGGTCACACAGAAAgtgatccgttttttttttttatcgaacCGCGCGCTACGCTGCGAATGCTGCTACTTAGCAgaaattatttatgtttttaaccAAAACCAGCATGAAAACATCGCAGATGGTTTGGACGTGAAATGTAAAGTTTGGTTATGCCTTTCTTAAGTAAGTTGCTTAAGTCAATTTGAGCACAGACAGATTAATAATAGCTGTAATGAAAAGAAGGATTAACACTTTCGAATGTTGTTTGTTAAAGACGTTTGTttaaagcagcaaaaaaatcatacaaaagcagaaaaagaagaataaaaaaaaatggaaaaacgtTTCATtgtaaaattaacaaaaagtATGCAACAATTTGCGAAACAGAAATTGAGTTACTATTTTTTCGGAATAAAAACCAGGgacagcaaaagaaaaggaggaagaaaaaaccgCCGGGAAAGTAATGAGATATTTATACGGAggattaatgaaaaaaaccccacaacACTATACGTAGCGCATAATTTACAACTGTAcaactatatatatataaagcataaaatagaaacaacaaaaccaatgcGACAATGCAAAATGACATGTgatttctctttttctctaacaacaaacaagcGAGCTGGAAAGCTAGCTATTTCTTTTTaagcaaaagaacaaaaataaaacaaaagaatgtgaagaaacaaaaacgctgaagtaaatattattattgctgAAGAGGAAGGGGTCGATTATGTCACGGTCCTGCTGTGTGGTGGAACGAAGCCAATCAAAGCGCTTACGCGAGGGTGGCGGAGACACAGAGGCAGAGGCAAACGGAGTGATCAATGTGATTCGATAATAAAATAAGTTTATGATGAACGGGTTTAAAACACGCCACAAATGAGATGTAGTGTAATGTAACTGTGTTATTATTGCCACGATGGACCCGGCGGTGGTGTACCCATCGTTCAATCGTATCCGCATGCAGGCTGCACCGATGCACCTTTATAGCGTAGGATTGCATACAGAATGATTGACAAAAGCAAGTGGCCAGTTGTTTGGACATTTTCCACCGGTACACTAACGAGGTGCCAGGAGAAGCACATTAGTGATGCTGTCCAGAAAGAGAGTACGTGCAAAAAAGCGCGCTGCCCTTGGCTGACTTTAGACAGACGCAACAAGCGAGCACCTGGTTACAGTTAGGTATTTATAACGCGGCGTTGTACTGCGCTACTATTACGAACCCGTATTTTACACAACCGACCAGGTTTGAGACAGTGATTGCCCATTTTTTAATGGTGCCAGACTAGAAACCCGAAACCAGATGAACGTAATTTTCGATCAGTAGTGCGAGAAGTCAAAGGGACAACGGAAAACAGTtgaacaaaaactcaaaaaatgACGCTTATCTTTTCGATGCTCGAAATGTACACAAATGACCTAAAGAGTATGAAGCTGTGAGATGGTCAAGATGTCAATATTAGTGATACTGTGGATCACGCTGGCATGTGGTCACAACACAGCATCCATTCCGACGCGCCCGATAGGGGCGCATTGGAGTACCGCGTTTGTTTTATAGTACAATAAGTTTCTGTGGTTTTCTGACGCGAGAAAGATTAATAAAGTGGAATTTCCACACGTATGACACAAAATAgttgacaaaacaaacatgcgTTCGTTTAGTATTATTTCATTCATTACAAATTCTTTGTGATTTCACACTCTTGAAGCAAATATAATTCTAAAACTTAATCCTAATGCTTTGCTTACAGTTTCGCAGGAGCGTTCGGTGTCACGCCTTTTTAGCCCTTGGCTTTGGAATCGGTGCCGACGGGTTTTTGCCTTTGTAAAACTCCTTCAGCAGCTCCATCGCTTCCGCGTCACGGACGCCGCCCCGTATCGGGACGGTGGCGCTTAGCAAACCGGGCACATCGAGCACGGTGCAGCCGCCAAACCGATCGTTCCGACAGCCGTAGATGATTTCCTTCACGCCCAGCTCGATCAGTGCCGCCGCACACATGATGCACGGTTCGACCGTCACGACGACGGTCACCGTGCTGAAGATTGCTTCCGGCGGCGTCACGTCCTGCTGCCGCGCATACTCCAGCGCCTGATCGATGCAGATGAACTCCACGTGCCGGGTGGcgtttttcgtttcattcacCAAATTGCAGCCGCGCGCAATGATCTTTTCGGTTTGGCCGTCCgtgcgcacaaacacacagcccaCCGGAACCTCCTTGAGGTCGTTTGCGATGCGAGCCTGCTGCAGGGCGTCCTCCATAAAGCGTTCCATTGGTACGAAAGGGTGGGAAGAGAGAGTTCACGTGTTGCAGTAGTAATACGGTTGTGGAGAGAGAATACTTTTTCGTAAAGAGAGGTAACAATAATTGCAACTTTTAGTCGCTGCTGGACGCTTCTTGACCCGGTGCGCTTAGATAGGGCATAATACCGTGCACGGTGAGCCAGCTTTTGGCCTTCTCCGGCCAGTTTGTGTTGTTCAGGCTGCGAGGGCTCGGGTGCGGCATACAGTGCGTAACAATTGCCGGATCTAGGCGGTTCTGTTTGGTGAGCGTTTTTATACGGTCCTCCGTGTACCGTCCCACCGATACCACAACGGTCGGTTTTAGCAACGCTAGCGCCTTCGTTAGGAATGCTTCCGAGATGGATTGAATTTCTCCCTTGGCTTTTCCCTAATagagcaagaaagaaagaaatatcGACGATAAGAGCGGAGAGTGCAGCGGACGTTTTGCGCCTTCACCAATACCTTCAGCTCACTGGGCGTTATGTTTCGTCCGCTCTGGTGGAAAAACGCCAACGGGCACAGATTGTACACGAAGCAGGACCGGAAAAAGCGGTCCGACGTGCCGCACAGCTCTTCAAACAATCCCCACCAGCGTTTTCCACTCTGTTCCTCGCGCGTACACGCCAATCCTTCCACCGGTCTGGCAGATAGCTCGGGCGATGGTTTCGACACCGTTCCACGCAATCCCATCCAGTCGCGCACGGCCGGAACGCAACCGAATGGTACCTGTAATAGAAGGTAGCGAAAGAGGTATTAGTATTCCCTAGTCGTTCCCAATCACTGGACTACTGTaacaaatgaatgaatgaatgattaTCATCACCCCAGTTTGGCACATGCCCCACGGCCCTGGATTCATGCCGATGAACAGTACCGGCTTCGGACCGTCGAGAAACCGCTGCAAATAGGCGCAGTGAATCTCGGCCGCGTACTCGATCGGATCGTAGCAGGCGGCCACATCCCACGGCAGGGCAACTTGCCGCAGTGCTGCGGAAAGTTCTCGTTCGATCTGGTAAACCTGCTGCCAGTATGGAAGCGGGCCAACGCTACTCATAGCTGGTACGGCTACTGTACCGGTCGTTGGTTCCGGTTTCGTTTGGTTCACTTGTATTTTGGCACCAGTTTCAGCGGGAACATTGGATGCGCCCAGTCTTGCCTTCGGTACATTTGCAAACTGGGAAAGTGAGAATTCACCGATGGGCACACACGGCAGTCCGGCGGCTGGTGATGGCTCGTCTAGTTTAAGCTTTTTACGCAGCATTAGCACAGCAGCGAGGGCACTTACTTACACGGCGATAGAGGTTTGCGAAATGGCCACCACGATGTGCGCGGTTTTGAATCGTTCGTCTGCCTTTCCCGGAACGGCGTATGGCGCGCGGTGCTTTTGACAGGTGGCTTCGCTTTGTTTACAAATGTGCAGGGGTCGTCGGGTTTCTGGAGCAACGTTTTTTTAGCAATATTTGATTGACTTTTGTGATAAATGATTTTCACAGAACTGATAGAACTTCTTCAATTAGTAAAGATATTATCATATTTCTAAAATCTGCTGTTGaacatattttgtttgtgCATATAAAGTTTACTTTATGTTTTGAGCTAAAACCCCTGTACTATCGGCATAGGGCAAACGAGGCTCTAtttaatatttgaatttaaattgttgTAACTTCAATGCTTTTTAAGATACAAAATTAATCAACATAAGAAAATAGACGAATTTCAACAAATTTGGaatttggaaaggttttgctAAGAATACTTTGGATACCATTTCGCAATTTTTTCTCAGTCACGTATTCTGAGTTGGATAGTTCGTTGCCATGGTAATGTAGGTTCTTCAACAAACTCAACAGAACTCCAATTAAATTCCAACTCAGAGCAATAGCCGAGTAACAACAGTGTCTATACAGCATGTTTTCGCAAAATATGATTATTCGCGATGGTGAATATACGAAAACAATTTACACCATGGTAAGCGGAAGTGTGTCCTTTCGCGCAGAAATTCCAACTAGTGACGCTCCGTTTACAATTTCAGATCAAGGAGGAACGATTCCAGGATGCAATCAACACGCTCAACACTATTCCAGAATCGTCCACGACGCGTGCCGGCCTTTCGCTGCTCGGCCACTGCTACTACCAAACGCAGGACTTTATCGAGGCGGCCAACTGCTACGAACATCTGCTCAATCTCGTGCCGGATGTGCAGGAGTACCGCCTGTACTACGCCCAGTCCCTCTTCCAGGCGGGCCTGTTCGAGGAGGCGCAGAAAATCATCGCCACCGGGCTGGACTCGCCCGAGCTGAAGGAAAAGGTGCTCCAGCTGCAGTCGGCCATCGCTTACGGGAATGAGGATTACACTGCGGCAcagtcgctgctgctgcagcgccaGGACGGTAATGGGCAGGAGGCGAGCACCAAAAACGACGAGGGCTGTCTGCTGTACCAGGCGAACATGTACGAGGATGCGCTGCAGCGCTACGTGTCGGCGCTGCAGGCCGGTGGGTTTAACCCGCACGTCGCCTACAATGCGGCGCTGTGCCACTATCGGCGCAAGGAAAACTCGCAGGCGCTCAACTACATCGCCGAGATTGTGGAGCGTGGCATACGCAACCATCCGGAGCTGGGCGTCGGTGCGCAGGCGGAAACGGAAGGCGGTGCGCGTAGTGTGGGCAATCCTCCCGCGCTGGCTGCCTCCGGGCTTGCGCAAGCCTTCAATCTTAAGGCGGCCATCGAATACCAGGAAGGCAATGGTACGTTTGACAAGGGGGATATAGGGGAAAGATGTGCATTTTAATTGTAATTTCCTCTTTGTCCACTCACAGCGGACGGTGCGCGGGAAGCTTTGACCGATCTACCGCCACGCTCGGAACCGGAGCTCGATCCGGTCACGCTGCACAACATGGCACTGACTGATCCGACCGGCGGCGGGGCCGGCTTGCGTCGGTTGGCCTTTCTGCTCGAGCTCGGCCCGCCGGCCTGCCCGCCGGAAACGTTCGccaatctgctgctgctctgctgcaAGCACGAAATGTACGACACGGCCGCGGACATCCTGGCCGAGCATACGCACCTGACGTACAAGTACCTGTCGCCGTACCTGTACGATCTGCTGGACGCACTGATTACCGCCCAGTCGACGCCGGAAGAGGCAGAACAGAAGCTCGGCACGCTGG comes from the Anopheles coluzzii chromosome 2, AcolN3, whole genome shotgun sequence genome and includes:
- the LOC120950352 gene encoding uncharacterized protein LOC120950352 isoform X1; translated protein: MSIENSMETAESMAFTRQCDEVDALPSQTAQSSGSCEPNVVGSSSNAATVGAMVAPAATANDGGASVAAGEDGGRRPLDDDGRRSGGLVSRQDSNEQSEANRDGKGHPGVGSNQGNGTGVPMATAATMSNRTGEGRCRRKNRRRKSNRGKSSSNRPYSKTQWKFLCPPGGQPGGGGGGGRPENNCNKRRHLYSVAASRRITPFLKSDQPPLVPYNTNRFLMEDHMPQVLTPSGRTRDSSFSIDSEENYFYSLPEDEEDFLTKEFSSVYERERFERLESLSHPDLVQEYIKLAIEYEQLVRRNGVTGEGGVGGGRGGGGGGGGDCEGGNMAKVAGSDGERGDDGSGAARSRLLEERVKVLERENIDLRRQLEHATRMGFLLSARSSPRYGVPTANAASLDRMDVAEQQQRLPALDSSTSEDSESDSSSTSSSSSSSSSSSSSASSMSDDDDRDDRDEPMVMDPMAEVDRAYGVRMMNGLAPLSPLMNGGSPRANGLAHDSSDQEQDGEDEDDEQQQLLLNGVDELSPSPRPSLAVE
- the LOC120950352 gene encoding uncharacterized protein LOC120950352 isoform X2; translated protein: MSIENSMETAESMAFTRQCDEVDALPSQTAQSSGSCEPNVVGSSSNAATVGAMVAPAATANDGGASVAAGEDGGRRPLDDDGRRSGGLVSRQDSNEQSEANRDGKGHPGVGSNQGNGTGVPMATAATMSNRTGEGRCRRKNRRRKSNRGKSSSNRPYSKTQWKFLCPPGGQPGGGGGGGRPENNCNKRRHLYSVAASRRITPFLKSDQPPLVPYNTNRFLMEDHMPQVLTPSEDEEDFLTKEFSSVYERERFERLESLSHPDLVQEYIKLAIEYEQLVRRNGVTGEGGVGGGRGGGGGGGGDCEGGNMAKVAGSDGERGDDGSGAARSRLLEERVKVLERENIDLRRQLEHATRMGFLLSARSSPRYGVPTANAASLDRMDVAEQQQRLPALDSSTSEDSESDSSSTSSSSSSSSSSSSSASSMSDDDDRDDRDEPMVMDPMAEVDRAYGVRMMNGLAPLSPLMNGGSPRANGLAHDSSDQEQDGEDEDDEQQQLLLNGVDELSPSPRPSLAVE
- the LOC120950355 gene encoding single-strand selective monofunctional uracil DNA glycosylase; its protein translation is MLRKKLKLDEPSPAAGLPCVPIGEFSLSQFANVPKARLGASNVPAETGAKIQVNQTKPEPTTGTVAVPAMSSVGPLPYWQQVYQIERELSAALRQVALPWDVAACYDPIEYAAEIHCAYLQRFLDGPKPVLFIGMNPGPWGMCQTGVPFGCVPAVRDWMGLRGTVSKPSPELSARPVEGLACTREEQSGKRWWGLFEELCGTSDRFFRSCFVYNLCPLAFFHQSGRNITPSELKGKAKGEIQSISEAFLTKALALLKPTVVVSVGRYTEDRIKTLTKQNRLDPAIVTHCMPHPSPRSLNNTNWPEKAKSWLTVHGIMPYLSAPGQEASSSD
- the LOC120950356 gene encoding tRNA-specific adenosine deaminase 2; its protein translation is MERFMEDALQQARIANDLKEVPVGCVFVRTDGQTEKIIARGCNLVNETKNATRHVEFICIDQALEYARQQDVTPPEAIFSTVTVVVTVEPCIMCAAALIELGVKEIIYGCRNDRFGGCTVLDVPGLLSATVPIRGGVRDAEAMELLKEFYKGKNPSAPIPKPRAKKA
- the LOC120950351 gene encoding tetratricopeptide repeat protein 30 homolog, which gives rise to MFSQNMIIRDGEYTKTIYTMIKEERFQDAINTLNTIPESSTTRAGLSLLGHCYYQTQDFIEAANCYEHLLNLVPDVQEYRLYYAQSLFQAGLFEEAQKIIATGLDSPELKEKVLQLQSAIAYGNEDYTAAQSLLLQRQDGNGQEASTKNDEGCLLYQANMYEDALQRYVSALQAGGFNPHVAYNAALCHYRRKENSQALNYIAEIVERGIRNHPELGVGAQAETEGGARSVGNPPALAASGLAQAFNLKAAIEYQEGNADGAREALTDLPPRSEPELDPVTLHNMALTDPTGGGAGLRRLAFLLELGPPACPPETFANLLLLCCKHEMYDTAADILAEHTHLTYKYLSPYLYDLLDALITAQSTPEEAEQKLGTLASSIGGRLRALAAKVQECRSATDQNALRMALREYEGALESYLPVAMARAWIPWRMDDFQGAEREFRASAEFCSETPSWRLHAAHVLFMRGDRYKEAAAFYEPIVRQNYDDILSIPASVLANLCVAYIMTSQNEEAEELMRKVERAEERKGNATGQCLHLCIVNLVIGTLYCAKNNYEFGLSRIAHALDGGSGARLCADTWIHVKRCVLGLLTGMAKQTIVLPSIALQETLNFLRACEAYGLTIPSVLTGPLEDSGEQPPTIGLEARKLRALLLRLMEYK